From one Lolium rigidum isolate FL_2022 chromosome 4, APGP_CSIRO_Lrig_0.1, whole genome shotgun sequence genomic stretch:
- the LOC124650392 gene encoding F-box/LRR-repeat protein 15 produces MVGGGRMKGVEGSGEGEERDGEERDELELALSLGPRGWHPPPPPPLPAPPLRWTMVFPPWGPDEAGSSQAAERIWDSPPVPPLRFGDIWRGAADAEDRNNDEEDKESEDGERELHNKRPRVLGFGDESPQHSSVNATLFGFEPPCLHAFSEHHDHPKLSHCLESELDFGLSLFSNDGGKEIPRETNNQRVGDVEKLGGKNAEDTEIRMDLSDDLLHLIFSFLCQKDLCRAGAACKQWQSSSVHEDFWKCLKFENTRISLQNFVNICRRYQNVTILNLSGVMEAEELVMNAITFLRHLKTLTMGKGQLGDTFFQALAECPLLNTLTVSDASLGSGIQEVTVNHDVLRELQIVKCRALRISIRCSQLQILSLRRTGMAHVSLNCPQLLELDFQSCHKLSDTAIRQAATACPLLTSLDMSSCSCVTDETLREIATACHSLSVLDASNCPNISFESVKLPMLIDLRLSSCEGITSASMSAIYFSRILEALQLDNCSLLTSVSLDLPHLKNISLVHLRKFADLNLRSPVLSYIKVSRCSALCSVTITSNALQKLVLQKQESLSSLYLQCHNLTEVDLSDCESLTNEICEVFSDGGGCPMLRSLILDNCESLSAMELNNSSLINLSLAGCRSMTFLKLACPKLQMVNLDGCDHLERASFCPVGLESLNLGICPKLSVLHIEAPNMSILELKGCGVLSQASINCPHLTSLDASFCRQLMDDSLSRTAEACPLIEHLILSSCLSIDISGLSSLQCLHKLTFLDLSYTFLMNLKPVFDNCPQLKVLKLSACKYLSDSSLDPLYREGALPMLVELDLSYSSIGQNAIEELLACCTNLVNVNLNGCTNLHELVCGSEYSWSIDMPVDVYPSDSAPEKIKDINGRPDYLLEVLNCTGCPNIKKVVIPSMANYLNLSKINLNLSINLKEVDLKCSNLYSLNLSNCSALEILKLDCPRLANLQLLACTLLQGEELESALSFCGALEILNVHSCLKISSWDYGRLQAVCPTLKRIQSGPIA; encoded by the exons ACCATGGTCTTCCCTCCATGGGGCCCCGACGAGGCTGGGAGTTCGCAGGCTGCTGAGAGGATTTGGGACTCACCACCTGTCCCACCTCTCAGGTTCGGTGACATTTGGCGAGGCGCTGCGGATGCAGAGGACCGCAACAATGACGAGGAAGATAAGGAGAGTGAGGATGGAGAGAGGGAGCTGCACAATAAACGTCCTAGAGTGCTAGGCTTTGGCGA TGAAAGTCCACAACATTCTAGTGTGAATGCAACGCTCTTTGGATTTGAACCACCATGTTTGCATGCTTTTTCTGAACATCATGATCATCCGAAGCTGTCACATTGTCTGGAAAGTGAATTGGATTTTGGGTTGtcacttttctcaaatgatgGTGGAAAGGAGATACCAAGGGAGACCAATAATCAGCGTGTCGGCGATGTAGAAAAATTAGGCGGAAAAAATGCAGAAGATACTGAAATAAGAATGGACCTATCTGATGATCTCTTGCACCTG ATATTCTCTTTCTTGTGCCAGAAAGATTTATGTAGAGCAGGCGCTGCATGCAAGCAGTGGCAATCTTCTAGTGTACATGAAGATTTCTggaaatgtttgaagtttgagAACACCAGAATATCTCTGCAGAACT TTGTTAATATTTGCCGCCGTTATCAGAATGTGACAATTCTCAATTTGTCTGGTGTCATGGAAGCAGAGGAATTAGTGATGAACGCAATAACATTCTTAAG GCATCTTAAGACCTTAACAATGGGCAAGGGACAGCTGGGAGATACATTTTTTCAAGCTTTAGCTGAATGCCCATTGCTGAATACTTTAACAGTCAGTGATGCATCTCTTGGTAGTGGCATTCAAGAAGTAACAGTTAATCATGATGTACTGCGTGAACTTCAAATTGTGAAGTGTCGCGCACTCAGAATATCTATCAG ATGTTCACAACTTCAAATACTGTCTCTGAGACGAACTGGCATGGCTCATGTATCTCTCAATTGTCCTCAATTGCTTGAATTAGATTTTCAGTCCTGCCATAAGCTTTCTGATACTGCAATTCGTCAAGCAGCTACAGCCTGTCCTCTGTTAACATCACTAGATATGTCATCCTGTTCATGTGTTACTGATGAGACATTGCGTGAGATAGCTACTGCATGTCACAGTCTTTCTGTTCTTGATGCATCTAACTGCCCCAACATTTCATTTGAG TCGGTAAAGCTTCCGATGTTGATAGACTTGAGACTATCAAGTTGCGAGGGAATAACATCTGCTTCAATGAGTGCAATATATTTTAGTCGTATACTTGAG GCATTGCAACTTGATAATTGTAGTCTGCTGACATCTGTGTCCTTGGATCTGCCACATCTCAAAAACATTAGTCTTGTGCACCTGCGCAA GTTTGCCGATTTGAATCTGCGGAGCCCTGTTCTTTCTTACATCAAAGTTTCCAGATGTTCAGCACTTTGTTCGGTCACCATAACATCAAATGCCCTTCAG AAACTGGTGCTTCAAAAACAAGAGAGCCTTTCTAGTCTATACTTGCAATGCCACAATCTAACTGAAGTGGATCTTAGTGATTGTGAGTCATTGACAAATGAAATTTGCGAAGTTTTCAGTGATGGGGGTGGTTGCCCTATGCTCAGGTCATTAATTCTTGATAATTGTGAG AGTCTGAGTGCTATGGAACTGAATAATAGCTCCTTGATTAATCTCTCACTTGCTGGTTGCCGTTCGATGACATTCCTGAAACTTGCGTGTCCAAAGCTTCAAATGGTTAATCTTGATGGTTGTGATCATCTTGAAAGAGCATCATTTTGTCCC GTTGGTCTCGAATCCCTAAATCTTGGAATTTGTCCAAAGTTGAGCGTTCTACATATAGAGGCTCCAAATATGTCTATATTGGAGCTAAAGGGCTGTGGTGTCCTCTCCCAGGCTTCAATTAATTGTCCTCACTTGACATCTTTAGATGCCTCTTTCTGCAG GCAGCTTATGGATGATTCGTTGTCTAGAACAGCAGAGGCATGCCCTCTTATTGAACATCTTATCCTGTCGTCATGTTTATCCATTGACATCAGTGGATTATCTTCTCTACAATGTCTTCATAAGCTGACTTTTCTTGACCTATCATATACATTTTTAATGAACTTGAAGCCGGTGTTTGACAATTGTCCACAGTTAAAG GTCTTGAAACTTTCAGCTTGCAAGTATCTGAGTGATTCATCTTTAGATCCACTCTACAGAGAGGGTGCTCTTCCGATGCTTGTTGAGCTTGATCTGTCCTACTCATCTATTGGGCAGAATGCAATAGAAGAGCTGCTTGCATGCTGTACAAATTTGGTTAATGTGAACTTAAACGGATGTACAAACTTGCATGAATTGGTGTGTGGTTCAGAATATTCCTGGTCTATTGATATGCCAGTTGATGTTTACCCCTCTGATTCTGCACCAGAGAAGATTAAAGATATCAATGGGAGGCCTGATTATCTGCTCGAAGTTCTCAACTGTACTGGTTGTCCAAATATTAAGAAAGTTGTTATTCCTTCAATGGCGAATTACCTGAATTTGTCCAAAATCAACCTTAATCTGTCTATAAATTTGAAGGAAGTTGATCTGAAGTGCTCCAACCTTTACAGTTTAAACCTGAG CAATTGTAGTGCACTAGAGATTCTGAAGCTTGATTGCCCAAGATTGGCAAACCTCCAACTTTTG GCATGCACTTTGTTGCAAGGGGAGGAACTAGAATCTGCACTATCCTTTTGTGGTGCTTTGGAGATCCTTAATGTACACTCTTGTTTGAAA ATAAGCTCGTGGGATTATGGCAGACTACAGGCTGTTTGTCCAACCCTCAAGCGCATCCAGAGTGGCCCCATTGCATAG